From Apus apus isolate bApuApu2 chromosome 13, bApuApu2.pri.cur, whole genome shotgun sequence, a single genomic window includes:
- the HAVCR2 gene encoding hepatitis A virus cellular receptor 2 isoform X1: protein MLSSLCLSWILLLLFAGPTISESLVKGKVGQNITVPCSYSVKGKQDLTSMCWGRGSCPSSKCDRTIIWTDGWKVTHQYNSRYMLKGNLERGNVSLTIVNAEEGDSGIYCCRVEIPGLFNDLMTNHKVVIEKARISTASPHTYTSEQTSAPGSTSKSSFTIARTWPSVSASEVPQTASGPCSSTSSCWDVTSNLQNTSVSLTSQQYSENGLYIGIGLCVVLLAILILILLLSRKYLYNMKKTGNFANFVAFWRPTGAGNRSALENEIHAEENVYIVH, encoded by the exons ATGTTGTCTTCCCTCTGCCTGAGCTGGattcttctgctcctgtttGCAG GCCCCACAATATCAGAATCACTTGTGAAGGGAAAGGTTGGTCAGAATATCACCGTGCCCTGCTCTTACAGTGTGAAGGGGAAACAGGACCTCACATCAATGTGCTGGGGTCGTGGCAGCTGCCCTTCTTCAAAATGTGATCGGACCATTATCTGGACAGATGGTTGGAAGGTGACTCACCAGTACAACAGCAGGTATATGTTGAAAGGGAACCTGGAGAGGGGCAATGTGTCCCTCACAATCGTGAATGCTGAGGAAGGAGACAGCGGGATATATTGCTGCCGTGTGGAGATCCCGGGGCTGTTCAATGATCTGATGACAAATCACAAGGTTGTGATAGAGAAAG CTAGAATCTCTACTGCAAGTCCTCACACTTACACCTCTGAACAGACCTCAG CTCCTGGGAGCACCAGCAAATCATCTTTTACCATCGCAAGAACATGGCCATCGGTTTCTGCCTCAGAAGTTCCTCAGACT GCCTCTGGTCCCTGCTCAAGCACCTCAAGCTGCTGGGATGTAACCTCAAACCTGCAG AACACGTCTGTATCACTTACCAGTCAGCAATATTCAGAAAATGGGCTGTACATTGGGATTGGTTTGTGTGTGGTACTTCTAGCCATCCTTATTTTGATTCTGTTGCTCAGTAGAA AATATCTATACAACATGAAGAAGACAGGTAACTTTGCCAA CTTCGTTGCGTTTTGGAGGCCAACAGGTGCAGGGAACCGTAGTGCCCTGGAAAATGAGATCCATGCAGAGGAAAACGTTTATATTGTACACTAA
- the HAVCR2 gene encoding hepatitis A virus cellular receptor 2 isoform X2: protein MLSSLCLSWILLLLFAGPTISESLVKGKVGQNITVPCSYSVKGKQDLTSMCWGRGSCPSSKCDRTIIWTDGWKVTHQYNSRYMLKGNLERGNVSLTIVNAEEGDSGIYCCRVEIPGLFNDLMTNHKVVIEKAPGSTSKSSFTIARTWPSVSASEVPQTASGPCSSTSSCWDVTSNLQNTSVSLTSQQYSENGLYIGIGLCVVLLAILILILLLSRKYLYNMKKTGNFANFVAFWRPTGAGNRSALENEIHAEENVYIVH, encoded by the exons ATGTTGTCTTCCCTCTGCCTGAGCTGGattcttctgctcctgtttGCAG GCCCCACAATATCAGAATCACTTGTGAAGGGAAAGGTTGGTCAGAATATCACCGTGCCCTGCTCTTACAGTGTGAAGGGGAAACAGGACCTCACATCAATGTGCTGGGGTCGTGGCAGCTGCCCTTCTTCAAAATGTGATCGGACCATTATCTGGACAGATGGTTGGAAGGTGACTCACCAGTACAACAGCAGGTATATGTTGAAAGGGAACCTGGAGAGGGGCAATGTGTCCCTCACAATCGTGAATGCTGAGGAAGGAGACAGCGGGATATATTGCTGCCGTGTGGAGATCCCGGGGCTGTTCAATGATCTGATGACAAATCACAAGGTTGTGATAGAGAAAG CTCCTGGGAGCACCAGCAAATCATCTTTTACCATCGCAAGAACATGGCCATCGGTTTCTGCCTCAGAAGTTCCTCAGACT GCCTCTGGTCCCTGCTCAAGCACCTCAAGCTGCTGGGATGTAACCTCAAACCTGCAG AACACGTCTGTATCACTTACCAGTCAGCAATATTCAGAAAATGGGCTGTACATTGGGATTGGTTTGTGTGTGGTACTTCTAGCCATCCTTATTTTGATTCTGTTGCTCAGTAGAA AATATCTATACAACATGAAGAAGACAGGTAACTTTGCCAA CTTCGTTGCGTTTTGGAGGCCAACAGGTGCAGGGAACCGTAGTGCCCTGGAAAATGAGATCCATGCAGAGGAAAACGTTTATATTGTACACTAA